In candidate division WOR-3 bacterium, the following proteins share a genomic window:
- a CDS encoding enoyl-CoA hydratase-related protein, translating to MKEYRNIVVEISDKIALLKVNRPEVLNAVNTETILEIESAMKEFNENKEVRVIIITGEGKSFVSGSDISRLAQMDSLQAREYSQLGQRVLSFIENMEKVVIAAVNGYALGSGCEIAMACDIRIASEKAKFGQPEVKLGLIPGHAGTQRLARLVGVSKAKELIFTGEMIDAQEAYRIGLVNKVVPAESLLEEARNIAKKIIENAGPNAVKIAKTVINRGIDANLQTANSYETEAFSILFSTEEAKEGMKAFLEKRKPNW from the coding sequence ATGAAGGAATACAGAAATATCGTAGTTGAAATTTCTGATAAAATCGCTCTTTTAAAAGTAAACAGACCCGAAGTCTTAAACGCGGTTAATACCGAGACAATCTTAGAAATCGAATCGGCGATGAAGGAATTCAACGAAAATAAAGAGGTGCGGGTTATAATAATTACTGGTGAAGGAAAATCTTTCGTGTCAGGTTCTGACATTTCCCGACTTGCCCAGATGGATTCCCTGCAGGCACGGGAATACAGTCAGCTGGGGCAGCGGGTTCTTTCTTTCATTGAAAATATGGAAAAAGTTGTGATTGCTGCGGTTAACGGCTATGCCCTCGGTTCTGGTTGTGAAATCGCTATGGCATGCGATATCCGCATTGCTTCTGAAAAAGCCAAGTTCGGTCAGCCTGAAGTGAAACTTGGATTAATACCCGGGCATGCCGGCACTCAGCGCCTGGCGCGTTTGGTGGGTGTGAGTAAGGCTAAGGAGTTAATCTTTACAGGTGAGATGATTGATGCTCAGGAGGCTTACCGTATTGGTTTGGTAAATAAAGTTGTTCCGGCAGAGAGCTTGCTTGAAGAGGCAAGAAATATTGCCAAGAAAATCATTGAAAATGCCGGTCCTAATGCAGTGAAGATCGCTAAGACCGTCATCAACCGGGGGATTGATGCTAATTTACAGACGGCAAATTCTTATGAAACTGAAGCCTTCAGCATTTTGTTTTCAACTGAAGAGGCAAAAGAAGGGATGAAAGCATTTTTGGAGAAAAGAAAGCCGAACTGGTAG